The stretch of DNA GTGCTGATCAAAGACAAGGCACGCGCCCGGCAGCGGATCGAACACCTGGTCACGATCTCGGACATCGTCAAGGTCAGCGACGAGGACCTCCGCTGGTACGACCCCGACCGAGATCCCGTCGACATCGCCCGCGACTGGCTGTCCCGCGGACCGGCCGTGGTCGCGGTGACGAAGGGCGCCGAAGGTGCGTTCGCGGTCTGCGCCGCCGGACTCGTCGAGGTCGCGGCCCGGGCCGTGGAGGTCGTCGACACCGTCGGCGCGGGTGACGCGTTCATGGCCGGACTCCTCGACGGGTTCTGGTCGCACGGGTTCCTCGGTGCGGAGAGCCGGGCTGCGCTCCACAGGATCGAGCCGAGCGAGCTGCGGAACGTGCTCGACAACGCCGTGCTCACTTCGGGTCTCACAGTCGCGCGTCCCGGCGCCGACCTTCCCACCCGCGCAACGCTCGACCGCGCCGCGGGGGTCCGGCAATGACACTCGTCGCCGGAATCGACTCGTCGACGCAGGCGTGCAAGGTGATCGTCTGCGACGCCGCCACCGGCGAACTCGTCCGTGAGGGCCGGGCGTCGCACCCGGACGGCACCGAGGTCGACCCGCGGGCGTGGGTGACCGCCCTCGACGCCGCGATCGCCGCGGCCGGCGGTCTGGACGACGTCGCGGCGGTATCGGTCGGGGCGCAGCAGCACGGCATGGTGTGTCTCGACGACACCGGGTCCGTGGTGCGTCCCGCGTTGCTGTGGAACGACACTCGCTCGGCGGGCGCCGCCGCACAGTTGGTGGAGGACCTCGGCGGTCCGGACGCGTGGGCGGACGCCGTCGGTGTCGTGCCGCTCGCCGCGATTACCGTCAGCAAGCTGCGCTGGCTGGCCGATGCCGAACCGGCGAACGCCGATCGCACGTCGGCGGTGTGCCTGCCCCACGACTGGCTCGGCTGGCAACTCACCGGCGGATCCGATCTGGGCATTCTCGCCACCGACCGCGGCGACGCCAGCGGCACCGGATACTTCTCCGCCGCCACCGATTCGTACCGCCCCGACCTGCTGTCGCTGGCGCTGCGGGGACGCGCCCCCGCCGTGCCGCGCGTGGCCGGACCGGCCGAGCGGATCGGTGAGACCCGGTGGGGTGCCGCCGTCGGTCCCGGCACCGGCGACAATGCCGCTGCCGCACTGGCTCTCGACGCGCAGGAAGGCGACGTCGTCGTGTCCGTGGGAACGTCGGGGGTCGTGTCCGCGGTGTCCGCGACCCCCGCGAACGACCCGGGCGGGTTCGTCGCCGGCTTCGCCGACGCCACCGGACGTCAGCTGCCGCTCGTGTGCACGCTCAACGCCGCCCGCGTGCTCGACGCGACCGCCTCGCTGCTGGGCGTCGATCACGACGAGCTGTCGCGGCTGGCGTTGTCGGCGCCGTCCGGCAGCGGCGGACTGGTGATGGTGCCGTACTTCGAGGGCGAACGCACCCCCAACCGTCCCGACGCCACCGGCTCCGTTTCCGGTTTGCGACTGGCTAATTCGACGCCCGCCCACTTCGCCCGCGCGGCCGTCGAGGGGCTGCTGTGCGGCCTGGCCGACGGCATCGACCACCTGGTCGCCCAGGGCGTCACGGTGCGGCGCATCCTTCTCGTCGGCGGCGGCGCCCGCTCACAGGCACTGTGCGAACTCGCGCCCGCGATCTTCGGTGCCCCGGTCCTGGTCCCGCAGCCTGCGGAATACGTCGCGATCGGGGCGTGCCGTCAGGCGGCGTGGACACTGGCCGGGACCCCGGGGCCGCCGCAGTGGCCCCAGACGTCCACCCGGTGCTTCGAGGCCGACCCGGCACCCGAAGTCCGCGAGCGGTACGCCTCTGAGAGGCGCTGACGCGCCTGTGCGCCTTTGTGGTTGCTCCAGCGACCAGAAAGGCGCACGGGTGGCTACGCCACCTTCACCAGCATCTTCCCGACGTTCGCGCCGCGCATGAGCTGCAGGAACGCGTCGACCGAGTTCTCGATGCCGTCTACGACGGTCTCGTCGTGCACCACGTCGCCGGACGCGAGCCACGGTCCCATCTTGGCGGCGAACTCGGGGAACACGTGTGTGTAGTTGCCGAGCGTGAAGCCCTCGAGGGTGAGCCCCCGGCTGATGATGTTCACCAGGTTGTCGGGGCCCGGTGTGCGCTCGGTGGCGTTGTACGCCGCGATCGCGCCGCACAGTGCGGCCCGGCCACCAGGACGCATGACGTCGAGTGCGGCCTCGAGGTGGTCGCCACCGACGTTGTCGAAGTAGACGTCGATGCCGTCGCCGGCCAGTCCGCGCAGTTGCTCGCGCACGGGTGCCTGCTTGTAGTCGAATGCGGCGTCGTATCCGTAACGGTCGGTCAGCAGCGCGACCTTCTCCGCGGATCCGGCGGATCCGATGACGCGGGACGCGCCCTCGAGTCGCGCGATCTGCCCGGCGGCGGTCCCGACCGCACCCGCGGCTCCGGAGATGAACACGGAGTCGCCGGGCTTCAGGTGGGCGATGTGCACGAGTCCGACGTAGGCGGTGAGCCCGGTCAGGCCGAGAATCCCCAGGTAGGCCGAGATCGGGACTCCCGGAATCTCGTCGACGACCCGGAACGCCGAGGCGTCGCCCTGCGCGACGTCGCGCCACCCGAGGTCGTGCACGACGACCGAGCCGATCGGGTGGGTGGCGGCGGTGGATTCGACGACCCGACCGACGGCGCCGCCGGTCATCGTCTCGCCCAGCACGAACGGCGGGATGTA from Rhodococcus opacus B4 encodes:
- a CDS encoding carbohydrate kinase family protein; this translates as MSLIIGEALIDIVTAGDGITTEYVGGSPLNVAVGLGRLGRRVEFVTRIGDDTRGAAIVRHLEQSGVSLAPGSVTAQRTATAHATLDSAGSATYEFDIEWDLPSPSGASAPPLVHTGSIAAVMEPGCDVVADMLARRRSAATVSYDPNVRPVLIKDKARARQRIEHLVTISDIVKVSDEDLRWYDPDRDPVDIARDWLSRGPAVVAVTKGAEGAFAVCAAGLVEVAARAVEVVDTVGAGDAFMAGLLDGFWSHGFLGAESRAALHRIEPSELRNVLDNAVLTSGLTVARPGADLPTRATLDRAAGVRQ
- a CDS encoding FGGY-family carbohydrate kinase; amino-acid sequence: MTLVAGIDSSTQACKVIVCDAATGELVREGRASHPDGTEVDPRAWVTALDAAIAAAGGLDDVAAVSVGAQQHGMVCLDDTGSVVRPALLWNDTRSAGAAAQLVEDLGGPDAWADAVGVVPLAAITVSKLRWLADAEPANADRTSAVCLPHDWLGWQLTGGSDLGILATDRGDASGTGYFSAATDSYRPDLLSLALRGRAPAVPRVAGPAERIGETRWGAAVGPGTGDNAAAALALDAQEGDVVVSVGTSGVVSAVSATPANDPGGFVAGFADATGRQLPLVCTLNAARVLDATASLLGVDHDELSRLALSAPSGSGGLVMVPYFEGERTPNRPDATGSVSGLRLANSTPAHFARAAVEGLLCGLADGIDHLVAQGVTVRRILLVGGGARSQALCELAPAIFGAPVLVPQPAEYVAIGACRQAAWTLAGTPGPPQWPQTSTRCFEADPAPEVRERYASERR
- a CDS encoding NADP-dependent oxidoreductase; amino-acid sequence: MTSSTQIQLINRPVGWPTQDDFRTVTVELPDLGPDQVRVANEFTSVDPYMRGRMNDVKSYIPPFVLGETMTGGAVGRVVESTAATHPIGSVVVHDLGWRDVAQGDASAFRVVDEIPGVPISAYLGILGLTGLTAYVGLVHIAHLKPGDSVFISGAAGAVGTAAGQIARLEGASRVIGSAGSAEKVALLTDRYGYDAAFDYKQAPVREQLRGLAGDGIDVYFDNVGGDHLEAALDVMRPGGRAALCGAIAAYNATERTPGPDNLVNIISRGLTLEGFTLGNYTHVFPEFAAKMGPWLASGDVVHDETVVDGIENSVDAFLQLMRGANVGKMLVKVA